In the genome of Streptomyces sp. SAI-127, the window GGGCGTACGGATGATCAGCAACGTGGTCGGGACGCCGTACGACAAGGTGCGGATCGGGATGCCGGTGCGGCTCGTCTTCCGGACGTACGACGGTGATCTCACCCTTCCCGTCTTCCGCGCCGACCCCGAGGAGGCCGCCGTATGAGAACGGGCGACGAGCTGCCACCCCTCGAGATCCCGATCACCCGCACGCTGATCGTCGCGGGCGCTATCGCCTCCCGGGACTACCAGGACGTGCACCACGACCCGGAACTGGCCCGGCAGAAGGGCTCCCCGGACATCTTCATGAACATCCTCACGACGAACGGCCTGGTGGGCCGCTACATCACCGACCACTTCGGACCACGGACCGTGCTCAGGAAGGTGGCCATCAGGCTGGGGGCGCCCAACTATCCGGGGGACACGATGGTGTTGACCGGAATCGTGGAGACCGTCGAAGACACCACGGCGACCGTCCGGATCGTGGGGACCAACGGCATCGGCAAGCATGTGACCGGGACGGTCACCTTCTCGATGAGGGACGCCGAATGAGCGCACGCGCGCGTGACGCGCTCGGGGGCCGGGCCGCGATCGTCGGCATCGGGGCCACCGAGTTCTCCAAGGACTCCGGCCGCAGCGAACTGCGCCTGGCCGCCGAGGCGGTCCGCGCGGCGCTCGACGACGCGGGGCTCACGGCGGCCGACGTGGACGGCATGGTGACGTTCACGATGGACACCAGCCCGGAGATCACCGTCGCCCAGGCCTGCGGGATCGGTGAGCTGTCCTTCTTCTCCCGCGTCCACTACGGCGGCGGCGCGGCCTGTGCGACCGTCCAGCAGGCGGCGCTCGCGATCGCCGCGGGCGTGGCCGAGGTCGTGGTCTGCTACCGCGCCTTCAACGAACGCTCCGGCCGCCGCTTCGGCTCCGGCGTCCAGCACCGCGAACCCTCCGCCGAGGGAGTCGCCCTCGGCTGGTCCCTCCCCTTCGGCCTGCTCACCCCGGCCTCCTGGGTGGCGATGGCCGCCCAGCGCTATCTGCACACCTACGGCCTCGGTCCGGAGGCCTTCGGTCATGTGGCGGTGACGGACCGCGCGTACGCGGCCACGAATCCGGCCGCCTGGTTCCACGGTCGCCCGATCACCCTCGCCGACCACGCGGCCTCCCGCTGGGTCGTCGAGCCGCTCAGGCTCCTGGACTGCTGCCAGGAGACCGACGGCGGCCAGGCGATCGTCGTCACATCCCTCGCACGCGCGCGTGCCCTCCCCCACCGGCCCGCCGTCGTCACGGCCGCCGCCCAGGGCGCGGGCCGCGCCCAGGAACAGATGACCAGCTTCTACCGCGACGATCTCACCGGCCTCCCCGAGATGAACGTCGTCGCCCGCCAGCTGTGGCGCACCTCCGGCCTGACCCCCCAGGACATCGACGTGGCAATCCTGTACGACCATTTCACCCCGTTCGTCCTGATGCAGCTGGAGGAGTTCGGCTTCTGCGCCCGGGGCGAGGCCGCGGACTTCGTACGCCGGGCCGGACTCCCCCTCAACACCCACGGCGGCCAACTGGGCGAGGCCTACCTCCATGGCATGAACGGCATCGCGGAAGCCGTACGCCAACTGCGGGGGACGGCCGTGAACCAGGTGCCGGAGGCGGAGCGCGTGCTCGTGACGGCCGGGACAGGGGTACCCACGTCCGGGCTGGTGCTCGCCGTGGACGAGTAGCCCCCAGGGGTAATCCCGCAGTAGATGCGCCCTCCTCGTCCACCTTCAGGAGGTGCAGTCAGCCCCACCTCTACAACCTGAGGGGGAGTCTTCTTCGGGACCTGTGGCCGATGAGCGGGGGGTGGTCGCGAATCTAGCGTGGAGCCATGACCACACCCGTCTGCACCAGCGCTTCGAAGGCCGCCGTACCGGCGACGCAGACCCTCGCGTACCCCTCGTTCGCCTCGTACGTGAAGGCACGCCAGCCGGTGCTGCTGCGTACCGCCCGGTCGCTGACCGCGAACCCGAGCGACGCGGAGGACCTGCTGCAGACCGCCCTGACCAAGACCTACGTCGCCTGGGAGCGCATCGAGGACCACCGTGCCCTCGACGGCTATGTCCGCCGCGCCCTGCTGAACACGCGCACCTCGCAGTGGCGCAAGCGCAAGGTCGACGAGTTCGCGACCGACGAGATTCCCGAGCCCGATCCCGTGCCCGGCGACGACGACCCCGCCGAGCAGCAGGCGCTGCACGACGCGATGTGGCGGGCGATCATGAAGCTGCCCGCGCGGCAGCGGGCGATGGTCGTCCTCAGGTATTACGAGGACCTCAGCGAGGTGCAGACGGCCGAGGTGCTCGGGGTCTCGGTCGGGACCGTGAAATCGGCGGTGTCCAGGGCGCTGGGCAAGCTCCGCGAGGACCCCGAGCTGGTGCTCGCCCGGTAGGGAACCGTCGGTGACGGCCGGCCGTTGTGAGGGCATCGTGATGTGATCGATCGCCCGGCTCTAGTGACATACCGCGCGGTATGTGCGCAGAATCGGCGCAACCCTTACTACCGCGTAGGCAATGTCGCCCCGGGAGGACGCCGTGCTGAGCACCATGCAGGACGTACCGCTGCTGATCTCCAGGATCCTGACCCACGGGTCGTCGATCCACGGCACCTCACAGGTGACCACCTGGACCGGCGAACCGGAGCCGCACCGCCGCTCCTTCGCCGAGGTCGGCGCCCGCGCCGCCCAGCTCGCGCACGCTCTGCGCGAGGACCTCGGAGTCGCCGCGGACGAGCGGGTGGCGACCCTGATGTGGAACAACGCCGAGCATGTCGAGGCCTACTTCGCGATCCCCTCCATGGGCGCGGTCCTGCACACCCTCAACCTCCGCCTCCCGGCCGACCAGCTGACCTTCATCGTGGGCCACGCGGCCGACCGGGTCGTCATCGCCAACGGCTCGCTGCTCCCCCTGCTCGCCCCGCTGCTCCCGCACCTCAAGACGGTCGAGCACGTGGTGGTCTCCGGCCCCGGCGACCGCACGGCCCTCGAAGGCTCCCACGCGCGCGTGCACGAGTACGAAGAGCTGATCGCCGGCAAGCCCACCACCTACGACTGGCCAGAGTTGGACGAGCGCCAGGCCGCCGCCATGTGCTACACCTCCGGCACCACGGGGGACCCCAAGGGCGTGGTCTACAGCCACCGTTCGATCTATCTGCACTCCATGCAGGTCAACATGGCCCAGTCGATGGGCCTGACCGACCAGGACACCTCACTCGTGGTCGTCCCCCAGTTCCATGTCAACGCCTGGGGCCTGCCGCACGCCACCTTCATGACCGGCGTCAACATGCTGATGCCGGACCGCTTCCTGCAGCCCGCGCCCCTCGCCGAGATGATCGAGCGCGAGCGGCCGACCCACGCGGCCGCGGTCCCCACCATCTGGCAGGGTCTGCTCGGCGAGCTCACCGCCAAGCCCCGTGACGTCTCCTCCCTCACCCAGGTCACCATCGGCGGCTCGGCCTGTCCGCCCTCCCTGATGGAGGCCTTCGACAAGCTGGGCATGCGGGTCTGCCACGCCTGGGGCATGACGGAGACCTCCCCGCTCGGCACCATCGCGCGCCCGCCGGCCCATGTGGCAGGCACGCCCGAGGAGTTCGCCTACCGCCTCACCCAGGGCCGCTTCCCGGCCGGCGTCGAGGCCCGCCTCAGCGGCCCCGGCGGCGAGCGCCTCCCCTGGGACGGCGAGTCCGCGGGCGAGCTGGAGGTCCGCGGCCCCTGGATCGCGGGCGCCTACTACAACGGCCCGGACGCCGAACCGCTGCGCCCCGCCGACAAGTTCAGCGAGGACGGCTGGCTGAAGACCGGTGACGTCGGCACCATCTCGGCCGACGGCTTCCTCACCCTCACCGACCGCGCCAAGGACGTCATCAAGTCCGGCGGCGAGTGGATCTCCTCGGTCGAGCTGGAGAACGCCCTGATGTCCCACCCGGACGTCACCGAGGCCGCCGTCGTCGCCGTCCCCGACGACAAGTGGGGCGAGCGCCCGCTGGCCACGGTCGTCCTCAAGGAGGGCTCCACCGCCGACTTCGAGTCCCTGCGCGCCTTCCTCGCGAGCGACGTCTGCAAGATCGCCAAGTGGCAGCTCCCGGAGCGCTGGTCGATCATCGAGGCGGTCCCGAAGACGAGCGTCGGAAAGTTCGACAAGAAGGTGCTCCGCAAGCAGTACGCGCAGGGGGAGCTGGACGTCACCCAGCTCTGAGACAGCGAGGGGTACGGGGAGCAGGACGCCGCAGCCGGACCAGGGGTCCTGCTCCCCGTACACAGCTGGTTGCCGTCACCCGACAGGTGGCTCAGCAACCGTCACCGCCGTACCGAAGTGGCGAGCCATCCCAACCCCAGCCACACTCCCGCCACGGCGCACACCCCGCCCCAGCCCCACCATCCGAAGGCCGACCCGGCGAGCGCGGACGCCGTCGCACCGCCGGCGAAACCGGCCACGACATACGCCGTGTTGGCGGTGGCCGGGGTCGAGGTCGTCGTCAGGGCGACGGTCTGGTTGGCCACGTGGGAGGCGACCAGGGCCGCGTGGACGGCGATCCCCGCGACGAACAGGGCCCACATGACGTGCCCGCCGAGCCAGAACAACGGCACGGACACAGCGGCGAGCAGATACGCCGACCGTACGACCTTGGCGGCGCCGAAGCGGTCCACGAACCCCCCGGCCAGGGGTGCGACGACGCTGGCCGCCAGCCCGAAGAGGCCGAAGAGCCCGGCGGTCGCGGTCGACAGGCCGTAGGACGGGCCGGTCAGCAGAAGGGCCAGCGAGGTCCACAGCGCGCTCCAGGCGCCGTACATCCCCGCCTGCCGCACGCACGCGCGCCACAGGTCGGGCGAACGGCGGACGACGGAAGGCAGGGCGGTGAGACCCGAGAAGAGCGGACCGGAGCGGCGGACTCGTTCGACCGGCAGGACGTAGGCCGTCGCGAGGCCGAGGACGGCCGTCAGGGCGGCCGCGCCCACGAAGACCACCCGCCAGCCGTAGGCCTGACCTATCAGGCCGCCGAGCACACGGGCCGCGACGATGCCGGTGAACAGGCCCGCGATGACGGCCGCGACATGGCGGGCCCGGCGGTCGGCGGGGGCCCGCTGGGCGACCAGCGGGACCAGCAGCTGGGGGACGACGGTCGCCGCGGAGGCGATGAGGACGGCGGCCGCGAGGGCGGTGGTGCCGGTGGCGAGCGCGGCGGCGGTCAGGGCCGCGGTGGTGACGAGTGAGAGGACGGCGACCAGACGCCGTCGGTTCACGCTGTCGCCGAGCGGGGCGAAGACGAGCAGCCCGAAGGCGTAGCCGAACTGCGCGACCGAGGCGATCCAGGCCACCGCGGAGGGCGTGGAGCCGTAGTCGCGGGCGATGAGGGGAAGCAGCGGGGCCGCGAGGTAGATGTTGGCGGCCGTGACGGCGGTGCAGACGGCGATGAGGACGAGGAGGAGCGAGCCCGCGCGCCGGGCGGGGGCCTGCGTGGACCGTCCTCGGGTGACGGTTGCTGTCGGCATGACCGGGGGACTCCTTCGAGCCAGGTCTAACAACTAACTGGTTGGTTGGAACAGTCCAACAGTCTGGGGTGCCTGTCGATTCCCTGTCAACCAAATAGTTGGTTACTTGACCCGCCCCCTCTACTCTGGCCCCATGGCAGCAGCAAGGGACCCCGAGGCCACCCGGGCCAGGATCTTCGAGGCGGCGGTCGCCGAGTTCGCCCGCTACGGCATCGCGGGCGCCCGCATCGACCGCATCGCGACCGAGGCCAAGGCCAACAAGCAGCTGATCTACGCCTACTTCGGCAACAAGGCGGAGCTGTTCACGAAGGTCCTGGAGAAGGTCATGCTCGACCTGGCGGTCTCCGTCCCCGTCGACCCGGACGACATCGAGGGCTGGATCGACCGACTGATGGACTACCACGCCGCCCACCCCGAGGTGCTGCGCCTCCTCTTCTGGGAGGGAATGGAGTACGGCGCCGGCGAGCTGCCCGACGAGACCGGGCGCCAGGAGCACTACCGGCACAAGATCGCCGCCCTCCAGGACGCCCAGGACCGGGGCATCCTCAGCGACGCGATCCCGGCCCGCGACCTGCTGTTTCTGCTGATCGCCCTCGCCAACTGGGCCGTGGTCGTCCCCCAGATGAGGCGGATCGTGGTGGGCGCCGAGGAGAGCGACCACGAGCGGCTGCGGGCCTCGGTGCGGGAGGCGGCGCGGAGGCTGGTCACGAAGTAGGGGGCCGGGCGGTGGGTGTGCGCGGCACCGGAACGACTGCCCGGCCATGTCCTCAGGCCGTACGCGGGTCCCGCGGGCCATGCCGCGAGGGCGGCGGGTCGGAGGGGATGACGGCCGGTCGGCCGGGACGCGCGGAGCGGGACGGGACGACGTCAAGCCGGTCTACTCGGCCGACCCGGGCGCGGCCGACCAGGTCAACCTGTGGATCCACGAGGGGTCGCTCGCGGAGGAGCTGCCGACGACGGCCGAGATCGCGAAGCCCGGCGCCGAGCCGGCGGAACCGCTGCCCGCGATGGTGGGGCGGCCGTCGGCAACGCGTCCGACGCGGTGTCGCTCGTGGAGGAGCTCCCGACGGCGGCCGAGATCGCGAAGCCGTGCGCCGAGCCGGCGGAACCGCCGCCCGCGGTGGAGGGGCGGCCGTCGGCAACGCGTCCGACGCGGTGTCGCTCGTGGAGGAGCTCCCGACGGCGGCCGAGATCGCGAAGCCCGGCGCCGAGCCGGCGGAACCGCTGCCCGCGATGGTGGGGCGGCCGTCGGCAACGCGACCGACGCGGTGTCGCTCGCGGAGGGGCTGCCGACGGCGGCCGAGATCGCGAAGCCGTGCGCCGAGCCGGGCGAACCGCCGCACGCGGAGGCCGTCGGCCACGTGACCGTCCGATGGCGGTCGGCGTGCGACGGAAAGTGGTTGTACCCGCACCGCGGCCGGGTCGACGACCGCGGCCGGTCCTAGTTGGTGCCGATCCGCGCCAGCAGGTCCACGATCCGCGACTGCACCTCGGCGCTGGTCGACCGCTCGGCGAGGAACAGGACCGTCTCACCGGAGGCCAGCCGAGGCAGATCGGCCTGATCCACGGCCGCGGTGTACACGACCAACGGGGTGCGATTCAGCTGCCCGTTCGCCCGCAGCCAGTCCACGATCCCGGCCCGCCGCCGGTGCACCTGCATGAGGTCCATCACCACGAGGTTCGGCCTGAGCTGCCCCGCGAGCGTCACGGCATCCGTGTCACTCGCGGCCCGCGCCACCTGCATCCCCCGCCGCTCCAGCGTCGCGGTCAGCGCCAGCGCGATCTCCGCGTGCTCCTCGATCAGCAGCACGCGCGGCGGGTGCTGCTCGCTGTCCCGCGGCGCCAGTGCCTTCAGCAGTACGGCGGGATCGGCGCCGTACGCCGCCTCCCGCGAGGCCTGCCCGAGCCCGGCGGTCACCATGATCGGCACCTCGGACGCCACCGCCGCCTGCCGCAGCGACTGGAGCGCGGTCCGCGTGATCGGCCCGGTCAGAGGGTCCACGAACAGGGCGGCGGGGAACGCCGCGATCTGCGCGTCGACCTCCTCGCGCGACTGCACGATCACCGGCCGGTACCCACGGTCGCTGAGCGCCTGCTGGGTCGTCACGTCCGGCGCGGGCCACACCAGCAGCCGCCGCGGGTTGTCCAACGGCTCCGGGGGCAGTTCGTCGTCCATCGGCTGCGGCCGCGGGGTGTGCGGGATCTCGACGGCCCCGCCGGGACCGTCCAGCGGCTCGGGCCCCTCGGCGGCGTTCTCGTCGGGCGCCCCTATGGCGTACGACCGTCCGGCCGCCTCCGTGGCGTGCGCGAGCCGCGACTGCCCGGCCAGCGACGGCTGCGGTGTCTGCGCCGGTGCCGCTACGGCCTGCTCGGCCGCCGGATGCGGACGTGCCCCCGGCTCCGGGGCCGCGGTGGCAGCGGGGTCGGGCCGGGTGCCGAGCTTGCGCCGCCGCCCGGAACCACCGGACTGCTGCGGGGGAGGCGTGGCCGTCCCCGGCTGCTGCACCTGGGCCGCCTGCCGGGTGAACGGGACCCCCTGACCGAGGGTGCGCACGCTGATCGCCCGGCCCTGGGTGGAGTTCGGGTCGACGGGCGCGGCCGCGGCTTCGGCGGGCAGCGGCTGCGCGACCCGGGCCTGCAGGGGCGTGCCGGGCGGCGGAGTGGGCTGACCGGCTTCGGGGGCCTGCGCGAGCTGGGGGGCGGGCTGGTTCGGGGGTACGGCGGTGGCGGCGCCGTTCGCCGGTACGGGTGTGGCGGCGCCGGAGGCGTCGTGGCTGGTGGGCCACGGCTGGGGAGCGGGCGTGGCCTGCGACTGGTCCTGCGCCGGTGCCGGTGCCTGCGGCTGGGGCGTCTCGGCGGGGAGGGGCTGGTTGGGGGCGAGGCCGGGCTGGACCGGGGCCGCCTGGAGGGGCGAGGCCGGGGCGGGTGCGGTCTGCGGCACCAGGCCGACCTGTCCGGTCGCGTTCTGCACGGGGACACCCGGGAACTGGGCGGACGGCACCGCGCCGGGGGCGATCGCTTGGACACCCTGTCCGGGCGCCTCGGCGGGCTGGGCCACGGCCCGTCGGCGGCGACCTGTCGGCGCGTTGGTGGGGTGCGGCTGCGGAGGGGTGTGGTCGTCTGCCTGGTCGTGCGGCACGGCGTCGTGCCGACCGTCGTGACCGTGACCGTGACCGTCGCCGGGGATTTGGGCGAGGCCGTTGGCCGGAACGGGGGCGGGGGTGGGAGCGGCCGTCGGAACGGGGGCCGGGGCCTGGCCGTTCGGCTGAACCTGACCCGGGACCTGTGCCTGCCCCGGTGTCTGGATCTGACCGGGTACCTGTACCTCACCCGGGAGTTGCGGCGAGCCCGGGGCCTGACCTTGGCCGGGGACCTGTGCCTGACCCGGTGCCTGGACCTGGCCGGGTACCTGGCCTTGCCCAGGGACCTGCATCTGGCCCGGGAGCTGCCCGAGGCCTTGGCTAGGGATCTGAGCCGGGCCTGCGACCTGAGCCGGGCCCGCGACCTGGTTCGGCACCTGACCTTGGCTCGGGGCCTGTGCCTGCTCTGGCACCTGGATCTGGCCGGGTACCTGCATCTGGCCCGGGAGCTGCCCGAGGCCTTGGCCCGGGACGTGAGCCGGGGCTGCGACCTGAGCCGGCCCTGCGCCCTGATTCGGCACCTGACCCTGGCCGTGGACCTGAGCTTGCCCCGGGACCTGAGCCTGGCCCGGAATCTGCCCAGGGATCTGCCCCGGCACCGGGGTCAGTCCCGCCGCGGCCGCGTCGTCGGACGGTCGGTCCGCCTCTGCGGGCGGGAGCGCGAACACCGCGCGGGGGGCCGCCTCCTGCGCGGCCGCGCGCTCCGACGCGGCGGCGAGGGCGCGCCGTCGGCGCCCGTCCTGCTGCGGCACGCCCGTGCCGGACGAACCCGGCCCGGCGACCTGGAGCTGCCCCTGCGACTGGCCCGGTTCGGCGGAGCCGCCCGCGGGCAATGCCGCCGGCAGCGCGTGCTGTTCGCCGCCGTCGTGCAGGGCCCGGCGCCCGGTCGGCACGGGCACGCCCTGCGGCGGCACGGTCCCGCCGAGACCGGTACCCGCGGCGGCGGACCCGGCGCCATGCTCGGCGGCCATCATCACGGCACCCTCGGACACACCGGCTTCGGCGGCCTCGGCGCCTTCGGCGGGCCGAGCACGGCGCCGCCCCGTACCGCCGGAGCCGTCCCCGTCGTCGCCGGAGGCCTGCGCCGGTACGGACACGGGCTGTTCCTGCTCGGCCGCCGCCCGCCGCCTGCGCCGCCCGGTGGGCGCCACGGATTCGTCGGTGCCGGCCGGGACGTCGGCGTCCAGGAAGGAGTCGGTGGAGGAGCGCCGGGCCCGCCGCCGCCCGCCGCTCTCGGCAGGGGCGGTCTCCACGGGAGCGGTCTCCACGGGGGCGGCCTCCAGCGCGGCCGGACCGGGAGCAGCGACGGCCCCCGCCCCGCCGCCGATGGGCACTTCGAGGACGTACGCACTGCCGCTCATGCCCGGCACCTCGTGCGTCTGCAGCACACCGCCGTGGGCGCGCACGATCCCGCGCACGATCGGCTCGTGCACCGGGTCTCCCCCGGCGTACGGCCCGCGCACCTCGATCCGTACGCCCTCGCCGCGCTGTGCGGCCGCCACCACGACCGTGTTGTCCATGTAACCGCCCGCGGACACGGGAGAGTTCCCGGTCGCGTCGACCCCGGCCACGTCCGCGATGAGATGCGCGAGCGCGGTCGCGAGGCGCTGGGCGTCCACTTCGGCCTCGATGGGCGGCGCGTGCACGGCGAACTGGACGCGCCCCGGCCCGATGAGTTCGACCGCGCCGTCCACACCGGCGGCGACGACCGCGTCGAGCATGACGTTCGTACGGACGATGTCGTCGGTGCCGGCGTCGAGTCGCTGGTAGCCGAGGACGTTGTCGATGAGGTTGGTGATGCGGGAGTAGCCGGCCGAGAGGTGGTGCAGGACCTGGTTGGCCTCGGGCCACAGCTGGCCGGCGTCGTCGGCGGCGAGCGCGGACAGTTCGCGGCGCAGTTCGTCGAGGGGGCCCCGCAGGGAGCGGCCGAGCAGGGTGAGGAGCTGGTCGTGGCGCCCGGCGAGCGCCTCGTAGCGGTCCTTCTCGCGCTCTCCGAGTGCGGCGTACCGCTCCTCACCGGAGGCGATTTCCTCGTCGTGCTGCTCCTGGAGCTCCTCCAGTTCGGTGATGTGCTTCTGCCGCAGCGCGGTGAGTTCGGAGGCGTGCTCCTCCTCGAGCCGTTCCAGCTCCGCCGCGTGGGCCTTCTCGGCGGCGGTCTTCTCGTCGGCGAGCGAGTCGTAGGGCCGCCGGTCGGTGAAGGTGAGCACGGCACCGACGAGCTGGTCGCCGTCGCGCACCGGCGCGGTCGTCAGGTCCACCGGGACCTTCTCGTCCTTCTTCGACCACAGCACCTGCCCGCGCACCCGGTGCTTGCGCCCGGAGCGCAGGGTGTCGGCGAGCGGGGACTCCTCGTACGGGAAGGGGGTGCCGTCGGCGCGGGAGTGCAGGATGAGGTCGTGGAGCTCGCGGCCACCGAGGTCACTGGCCCGGTAACCCAGTATCTGGGCGGCGGCCGGGTTGACGAGGACGATCCGTCCGTCGGTGTCGGTCCCTACGACGCCCTCCGAGGCGGCCCGCAGGATCATCTCGGTCTGCCGCTGCGACCGTGCCAGCTCGGCCTCGGTGTCCACGGTCCCGGTGAGATCGCGTACGACGAGCATGAGCAGCTCGTCGCCGCTGTAGCCGTAACCGTCGTAGGCCTGCTGGCCGTTCTCCAGATTGGCGCTGGTGACCTCGACCGGGAACTCGGTGCCGTCGGTCCGCCGGGCGACCATCCGGGTCGGCTTGGTGCGCCCGCGCGGGTCCATGTGGTCGGGCCGCCGCATGGAGCCCGGGATGAGCCGTGAGTCGAAGTGCGGCAGCAGATCGAGCAGCCCGCGCCCGACCAGCGCGGTGCCCGGCGCCTCGAACGCCTCCAGCGCGATGGTGTTGGCGTTGACGACGGTCCCATTGGCGTTGACCAGCACCAACGCATCGGGAAGCGCATCGAGTATGGCTGCGAGGCGAGCAGCGCCTCGGGATGGCCTGCTGCTCACGAGACGCTTCCTCCCTGTTACCGCACCTTGCCGACCGCTCGGGCCATCTTGCCAAGGGGCCCGCGACGTGTCACGCGAGGGAGTCTAAGCGCAGCCGTTGTGCGGAGGGTGCTGGATGAGAGGGAGGTCGCACGACGAAGTGAAGTAGAACGTGTGACCGCCTCTCGGTGGCTAGGTGTCCATGCTGGGGAGGAGCGGCACGAACCGGTCCCAGCGCGCGATGTCGCACCCGTCGCTCCGGTCGAACCGGGTGTCCACGGGACGCCCCGCCCAGGTTCCCGTGACGTGGGCGGTGGCGGGACCGCCGTAGAGCATGGTGCAGAAGCTGCCCTCGGGGACGGGAGCGAAGGTGTCCTTCCCCCACCGTGTGTTCCGCTCCAGGACGGCGCAGGCGCCGGCGGGGTCGGGGTGGGTGCCGCGGGTGGGGTGACAGTCGACCTCGAAGGTCCCGTCGGCGCCGTTTCCCGCGTCCCGGACGGTGACGGTGAGATGGTCTCCGCCGTCGGTGTAGGCCGACGCGGGGGTGGGGGCCAGGGCGGCGAGGAACAGGGGGAGAGGGCTCAACCGGGCGAGCCGGCCGAGCCGGGTGACGTATGACATGCCCTGACTAACGCCGGACGGTGCCGTACGTTGCGCGGAAGCACTTTGCCCTGCGCCCCGCCCGCCTAGTACCGTGGGAACCGATTGGTGGCACGACCTTCGACTGTGTCATCATCTGCACGCACCACTCGCGCTCGCGCGGGCGGCTGTGCGGGAGGCGTCGCCTAGTCCGGTCTATGGCGCCGCACTGCTAATGCGGTTTGGGACTTAAATCCCATCGAGGGTTCAAATCCCTCCGCCTCCGCGCAAGATCACCGAAGCCCCGGTCCAAGCGACCGGGGCTTCGTCGTTGTCCCCTTGCTCAGATGGGTGTTTCCGCAGGTCACAAGGGCTACAGCAAACGGATTTCACATGCGAGCGGCAGTCATGTAATGTTCTTCCTGTCGCCGCGAGCGGCCCGGAAGGGCAAGGAACGGCGAGAAAACAGAACAAGCACTCGTAGCTTAACGGATAGAGCATCTGACTACGGATCAGAAGGTTGCAGGTTCGAATCCTGCCGAGTGCACACAGGTCAAAGGCCCCGGATCACTCCGGGGCCTTTGACGTTTCAGGGGCGTACAGCAGCGAAGTACAGCAACCGCGTCAACCGGTACCGCCCATGGCGTCGGACAGCTGGCCGATCGCGGCGCGCACTTCCTCCTCGCTCGCTTCGGCGTAGACCTCCATCGTCATGGCGATCTGTGAATGCCGCAGGATGCGCTGGGCCACTTTCGGGTGGACCTTGAGCGCGACCAGGAGCGAGCTGCATGTGTGCCGGGTGTTCCGGAGCGGGATGACCCGGAGCCCGGCGCGACGAGCTCGGAGGGCGAACATGCGGGTCATGTTGCCCGGTTCGATCGGCGTGCCGTACTT includes:
- a CDS encoding SigE family RNA polymerase sigma factor translates to MTTPVCTSASKAAVPATQTLAYPSFASYVKARQPVLLRTARSLTANPSDAEDLLQTALTKTYVAWERIEDHRALDGYVRRALLNTRTSQWRKRKVDEFATDEIPEPDPVPGDDDPAEQQALHDAMWRAIMKLPARQRAMVVLRYYEDLSEVQTAEVLGVSVGTVKSAVSRALGKLREDPELVLAR
- a CDS encoding MaoC family dehydratase; translated protein: MRTGDELPPLEIPITRTLIVAGAIASRDYQDVHHDPELARQKGSPDIFMNILTTNGLVGRYITDHFGPRTVLRKVAIRLGAPNYPGDTMVLTGIVETVEDTTATVRIVGTNGIGKHVTGTVTFSMRDAE
- a CDS encoding MFS transporter; translated protein: MPTATVTRGRSTQAPARRAGSLLLVLIAVCTAVTAANIYLAAPLLPLIARDYGSTPSAVAWIASVAQFGYAFGLLVFAPLGDSVNRRRLVAVLSLVTTAALTAAALATGTTALAAAVLIASAATVVPQLLVPLVAQRAPADRRARHVAAVIAGLFTGIVAARVLGGLIGQAYGWRVVFVGAAALTAVLGLATAYVLPVERVRRSGPLFSGLTALPSVVRRSPDLWRACVRQAGMYGAWSALWTSLALLLTGPSYGLSTATAGLFGLFGLAASVVAPLAGGFVDRFGAAKVVRSAYLLAAVSVPLFWLGGHVMWALFVAGIAVHAALVASHVANQTVALTTTSTPATANTAYVVAGFAGGATASALAGSAFGWWGWGGVCAVAGVWLGLGWLATSVRR
- a CDS encoding TetR family transcriptional regulator: MAAARDPEATRARIFEAAVAEFARYGIAGARIDRIATEAKANKQLIYAYFGNKAELFTKVLEKVMLDLAVSVPVDPDDIEGWIDRLMDYHAAHPEVLRLLFWEGMEYGAGELPDETGRQEHYRHKIAALQDAQDRGILSDAIPARDLLFLLIALANWAVVVPQMRRIVVGAEESDHERLRASVREAARRLVTK
- a CDS encoding long-chain fatty acid--CoA ligase, producing the protein MSPREDAVLSTMQDVPLLISRILTHGSSIHGTSQVTTWTGEPEPHRRSFAEVGARAAQLAHALREDLGVAADERVATLMWNNAEHVEAYFAIPSMGAVLHTLNLRLPADQLTFIVGHAADRVVIANGSLLPLLAPLLPHLKTVEHVVVSGPGDRTALEGSHARVHEYEELIAGKPTTYDWPELDERQAAAMCYTSGTTGDPKGVVYSHRSIYLHSMQVNMAQSMGLTDQDTSLVVVPQFHVNAWGLPHATFMTGVNMLMPDRFLQPAPLAEMIERERPTHAAAVPTIWQGLLGELTAKPRDVSSLTQVTIGGSACPPSLMEAFDKLGMRVCHAWGMTETSPLGTIARPPAHVAGTPEEFAYRLTQGRFPAGVEARLSGPGGERLPWDGESAGELEVRGPWIAGAYYNGPDAEPLRPADKFSEDGWLKTGDVGTISADGFLTLTDRAKDVIKSGGEWISSVELENALMSHPDVTEAAVVAVPDDKWGERPLATVVLKEGSTADFESLRAFLASDVCKIAKWQLPERWSIIEAVPKTSVGKFDKKVLRKQYAQGELDVTQL
- a CDS encoding lipid-transfer protein gives rise to the protein MSARARDALGGRAAIVGIGATEFSKDSGRSELRLAAEAVRAALDDAGLTAADVDGMVTFTMDTSPEITVAQACGIGELSFFSRVHYGGGAACATVQQAALAIAAGVAEVVVCYRAFNERSGRRFGSGVQHREPSAEGVALGWSLPFGLLTPASWVAMAAQRYLHTYGLGPEAFGHVAVTDRAYAATNPAAWFHGRPITLADHAASRWVVEPLRLLDCCQETDGGQAIVVTSLARARALPHRPAVVTAAAQGAGRAQEQMTSFYRDDLTGLPEMNVVARQLWRTSGLTPQDIDVAILYDHFTPFVLMQLEEFGFCARGEAADFVRRAGLPLNTHGGQLGEAYLHGMNGIAEAVRQLRGTAVNQVPEAERVLVTAGTGVPTSGLVLAVDE